A genomic segment from Prunus dulcis unplaced genomic scaffold, ALMONDv2, whole genome shotgun sequence encodes:
- the LOC117613290 gene encoding T-complex protein 1 subunit gamma-like — MAGFGMRRLRKTDNNRIAKACGAVIVNRPHQLQQSDVGTGAGIFEVKTIGDEFFAFIVDCKEPKACTVLLRGPSKDQFNEVERNLQDAMSVARNILKNPKLGPGGGATQLTVSATLKQKSSSVEGIEKWPYEAAAIAFERIQRTVAPNCGVNVIRTMTALQGKHANGEKSWLGIDGSTGVITGVKEKKIGGYLFGLLLLLSFISFAISIFKFVGGFIFAESSEIRLLM; from the exons ATGGCGGGGTTCGGAATGAGGAGGTTGCGGAAAACAGATAATAACCGAATTGCCAAGGCTTGTGGGGCTGTAATTGTTAACAGACCACATCAATTGCAACAGTCTGATGTTGGTACAGGCGCTGGGATATTTGAGGTTAAGACAATTGGTGATGAGTTTTTTGCATTCATTGTTGATTGCAAAGAGCCTAAAGCATGTACTGTACTCTTGAGAGGTCCTAGTAAGGATCAGTTCAATGAAGTGGAAAGGAATTTGCAG GATGCCATGTCTGTAGCAAGAAACATCCTCAAGAATCCGAAACTTGGTCCTGGTGGTGGTGCTACACAGTTAACTGTATCTGCTACATTGAAGCAAAAGAGTTCATCTGTGGAAGGTATAGAAAAG TGGCCGTATGAAGCTGCTGCTATAGCTTTTGAGCGTATACAACGTACTGTGGCTCCGAATTGCGGGGTGAATGTGATTAGAACAATGACGGCGCTGCAGGGAAAG cATGCAAATGGTGAAAAATCATGGCTTGGCATTGATGGTAGCACTGGTGTGATAACTGgtgtgaaagagaaaaagataggTGGATATCTTTTTGGCTTACTATTGTTgctctcttttatttccttcgctatctcaatattcaaatttgttgGGGGATTTATATTTGCTGAAAGCTCTGAAATACGACTTTTAATGTAG
- the LOC117613291 gene encoding uncharacterized protein LOC117613291, whose translation MSSRHLDMAMFLIRKRQLSHPQLFGREWTTAEFCLQQFLQPFAMPSGKRVTRKQSAASTVHPPPNYLKNVHHFVNGSWQHGYAQAWTKVRKVYLPYNVRQSHWVAVEVDFVRHTVTVYDSYSDFTSNSMLVRFMEPITHTLAKVLHEMRFYEKSEVEAVKRKGTDMSNFNPFTICRISDVPQQTDGTSCGIMTVKFIEYLSAGIPLHTIDPSKFGGLSSFIPILTSQILYMDVKEVAGCFVVL comes from the exons ATGAGCTCGAGG CACCTTGACATGGCCATGTTTCTAATACGCAAAAGACAACTCTCTCATCCGCAACTATTTGGAAGGGAGTGGACAACCGCCGAGTTTTGTCTGCAG CAATTTTTACAGCCGTTTGCAATGCCAAGTGGGAAACGAGTCACGAGGAAACAATCTGCTGCAAGCACCGTTCACCCTCCCCCTAACTACCTCAAAAATGTACACCACTTTGTCAATGGGTCATGGCAACATGGGTATGCGCAAGCATGGACGAAAGTGCGCAAGGTCTATCTCCCGTATAATGTTCGACAGTCCCATTGGGTAGCAGTAGAAGTCGACTTTGTGCGACATACTGTCACTGTCTATGACTCGTATTCTGATTTTACCTCCAACAGTATGCTTGTCCGATTCATGGAGCCTATTACCCATACGCTTGCAAAGGTGCTGCATGAAATGAGGTTTTATGAGAAATCGGAGGTTGAAGCGGTGAAGAGAAAGGGGACTGACATGTCAAACTTTAACCCATTCACAATTTGCAGAATTTCCGATGTTCCTCAACAAACTGATGG TACTTCATGTGGCATTATGACAGTCAAATTTATTGAGTACCTTAGTGCCGGCATTCCTTTACATACCATTGACCCATCGAAGTTTG GTGGTCTTTCCAGCTTCATACCCATATTGACATCTCAGATTCTGTACATGGATGTGAAAGAAGTTGCAGGCTGTTTTGTCGTAttgtga
- the LOC117613292 gene encoding uncharacterized protein LOC117613292: MACKAKLMIPEDEKYEGKPYALSHTRTAITTIKAKFNTQQLQRFEGSCFGHLLLIEDLKWNSQIIHGLLMRKADPKTVTQVNGIKFIVGNKLIQFTAQQFCLITGLRFGKLPFIPKATNENCSLKRKYFSTNKPATLLDLHTAFIECTDDEDALKLGMVYFANFVLLGTEKHVLIDMRYLKLAEDLEEFDKYPWGAVSYAMTNASLLRAVSAEYQRVKVPQKRKMPKQRGKRTQTRMRSGRPREYIIRGFGFALQIWAFEVFPALEALHFTVHEDNRHIPRILHWRSNTVARFREVMSQVFENFEVDVQLLRPTDIEKQQPYWSWGDDDNEEPMVELFGDEAERKNRHF, translated from the exons ATGGCTTGTAAAGCAAAGCTTATGATTCCTGAGGATGAGAAGTACGAAGGAAAGCCATATGCCCTTTCACACACAAGGACCGCCATTACAACAATAAAGGCGAAGTTCAATACGCAGCAGTTACAGAGGTTCGAGGgaagttgttttggtcatctaTTACTGATAGAGGACCTGAAGTGGAATTCACAAATTATCCACGGCCTGTTGATGAGGAAGGCTGATCCTAAGACAGTTACACAGGTGAACGGGATAAAATTCATTGTGGGTAACAAGTTGATACAATTCACAGCCCAACAATTTTGCCTCATCACGGGGCTAAGGTTCGGAAAGCTCCCTTTCATTCCGAAGGCGACAAATGAAAATTGCTCGTTGAAGCGAAAATACTTCAGCACCAATAAACCTGCCACCCTTTTGGACCTACACACCGCCTTCATCGAGTGCACAGATGATGAGGATGCGTTAAAGCTTGGAATGGTCTATTTTGCCAATTTTGTTCTATTGGGTACTGAAAAGCATGTGCTTATTGACATGCGCTATTTGAAGTTGGCTGAAGACCTAGAGGAGTTTGACAAGTATCCATGGGGCGCAGTGTCATATGCAATGACAAATGCTTCACTGTTGAGGGCCGTTTCTGCTGAATACCAACGAGTCAAAGtgccccaaaaaagaaaaatgcccaAACAACGTGGAAAGAGAACGCAGACAAGAATGCGAAGTGGTAGACCAAGAGAGTACATCATAAGGGGGTTTGGCTTCGCTCTTCAG ATTTGGGCCTTTGAAGTGTTCCCAGCTTTGGAAGCATTGCATTTCACGGTCCATGAAGACAATAGGCACATCCCTCGAATATTACATTGGAGGAGCAACACGGTGGCCCGTTTTCGGGAGGTTATGAGTCAGgtttttgaaaactttgag GTTGATGTGCAACTTCTCCGGCCAACAGATATTGAGAAGCAACAACCTTACTGGAGTTGGGGTGATGATGACAACGAAGAACCAATGGTTGAATTATTTGGGGATGAGGCCGAAAGAAAAAACCGGCACTTCTAG